In bacterium, a genomic segment contains:
- a CDS encoding dockerin type I repeat-containing protein, which yields MAGERARRSGTAWAARTAGCLASLVLLIAASGAGAGELRGDANCDGRVDAADVDAMIADLFDPRVVCAGVDANGDGRVSAADIVAEMEILASVPTVTPGPATATATVTPVRTATVTPIDTEVPPTGTDTPLPPTATLTATATASVTPTEPTPTGTLPTATITPTPFDTPTRTLSPSATATPSATQSATVTASTTTAGTATVGDSPTRTRTPTITKRPTREPTVTETPTDTRTATRTPTASRTRTPTNTAEPSATRRTTGTTTPSATPTATRTANATPATATGTPAPGTATNTPTVTRTATPGTPEAGTPTRTPTITRTATPTVSPSRTGTETRTPANTQTPSITRTPTVTATPTDSRTPTRTVTASRTGTATRTATLTFSPTVTRTPTLTRPPSPTRTDTRTPTVTPTRTVTRTPTPTIPRPFGPELTFFGIASADNIVRTPSGQTDEGVPLYDWPTQAGFIVVVEGRPGTSNRQINFTCGIMDTAPCTDRAPLQVIANRPLGNGSAAVCDTTPPNIGGVPAVPGLAFGPDQSTTNAINDLACRFDYHPSTAQACTFDPLGNFRFVDSRTTAQFCSVPAIGQELAFKSGITRLKVQLVDVAGNVGSMAEIAIRVP from the coding sequence ATGGCGGGTGAGCGAGCCCGCCGCAGTGGAACGGCCTGGGCGGCGCGCACCGCCGGCTGCCTCGCCAGCCTCGTGCTCCTGATCGCAGCATCCGGCGCGGGTGCCGGCGAATTGCGGGGCGACGCGAACTGCGACGGGCGCGTCGACGCGGCCGATGTCGACGCCATGATCGCCGACCTGTTCGATCCCCGGGTTGTCTGCGCCGGCGTCGATGCCAACGGCGACGGGCGCGTCAGCGCCGCCGACATCGTCGCCGAAATGGAGATCCTGGCCAGCGTGCCGACCGTCACGCCGGGCCCCGCGACCGCCACCGCGACGGTGACGCCGGTGCGCACGGCGACCGTGACGCCGATCGATACCGAGGTGCCGCCCACCGGCACCGACACGCCGCTGCCGCCGACCGCAACCCTCACCGCCACCGCGACGGCGAGCGTGACGCCCACGGAGCCGACGCCGACCGGGACGCTGCCGACCGCGACCATCACGCCGACGCCGTTCGATACGCCGACCCGCACCCTCTCGCCGAGCGCCACGGCGACGCCGAGCGCGACCCAATCGGCCACCGTCACTGCGTCGACCACCACCGCAGGCACCGCGACGGTAGGCGACAGCCCCACCCGCACCCGCACACCGACCATTACGAAGCGCCCGACGCGGGAACCGACCGTCACCGAGACCCCGACCGACACCCGCACGGCGACGCGGACGCCGACCGCGTCGCGCACCCGCACGCCCACCAACACGGCCGAGCCCAGCGCCACCCGGCGCACCACCGGCACCACCACGCCGAGCGCGACGCCGACCGCGACCCGCACCGCCAACGCCACGCCCGCCACGGCGACGGGCACGCCGGCGCCCGGGACCGCGACCAACACCCCGACGGTGACCCGGACCGCGACGCCGGGCACGCCCGAGGCCGGGACGCCGACCCGCACCCCGACGATCACCCGCACCGCGACGCCGACCGTGAGCCCGAGCCGCACCGGCACGGAGACGCGTACGCCCGCCAACACCCAGACGCCGAGCATCACGCGGACGCCGACGGTGACCGCGACGCCGACCGATTCGCGCACGCCGACCCGCACCGTCACCGCCTCCCGCACCGGGACGGCGACGCGGACCGCGACGCTCACCTTCTCGCCGACGGTCACCCGCACGCCGACCCTCACCCGGCCGCCGAGCCCGACGCGCACGGACACGCGGACGCCGACCGTGACGCCCACCCGCACCGTGACCCGCACGCCGACCCCGACCATTCCGCGGCCGTTCGGGCCGGAGCTCACCTTCTTCGGCATCGCCTCGGCGGACAACATCGTGCGCACGCCGAGCGGCCAGACGGATGAAGGGGTGCCGCTCTACGACTGGCCGACGCAGGCGGGGTTCATCGTCGTCGTCGAGGGCCGTCCCGGGACCAGCAATCGACAGATCAACTTCACCTGCGGCATCATGGACACCGCCCCCTGCACCGATCGGGCGCCGCTCCAGGTGATTGCCAATCGCCCGCTGGGCAACGGCAGCGCCGCGGTGTGCGACACGACGCCACCGAACATCGGGGGCGTTCCCGCGGTGCCGGGACTGGCGTTCGGCCCCGATCAGTCGACGACCAACGCCATCAACGATCTGGCCTGCCGGTTCGACTATCATCCCAGCACCGCCCAGGCCTGCACCTTCGACCCGCTGGGCAACTTCAGATTCGTCGACTCCCGGACCACGGCGCAGTTCTGCTCGGTGCCGGCCATCGGGCAGGAGCTGGCGTTCAAATCCGGCATCACTCGCCTCAAGGTGCAGTTGGTGGACGTCGCCGGTAACGTCGGCAGCATGGCGGAGATCGCGATCCGGGTGCCGTGA
- a CDS encoding response regulator transcription factor — translation MLRTVVVDDEKLARDRLCGFLRAIDDVEIVGEATNGPEAVALIEDRRPDLVLLDVQMPGMDGFGVLRQLRHRPEVVFATAYDDYAIKAFEVQAADYLLKPISRDRLCEAVRRIRDRRARALADGDLQEAMRALQQRDKRYATQLTVQKGRQILLLATNDVYWFEVEYRLVHAHTASERFMSNYTLRDLEARLDPEVFFRAHKSRLVNLHHVKAIVPWFAGRYKLVMRNPAASEVELSRAQARVLRRRMQW, via the coding sequence ATGCTGCGCACGGTCGTGGTCGACGACGAGAAGCTGGCGCGCGACCGCCTCTGCGGCTTTCTGCGCGCCATCGACGACGTCGAGATCGTCGGCGAGGCCACGAACGGCCCGGAGGCGGTGGCGCTGATCGAGGATCGGCGGCCGGATCTCGTCCTGCTCGACGTGCAGATGCCGGGCATGGACGGCTTCGGCGTCCTGCGCCAGCTCCGGCACCGGCCGGAGGTCGTGTTCGCCACGGCGTACGACGATTACGCCATCAAGGCGTTCGAGGTGCAGGCGGCCGACTACCTCCTGAAGCCGATCTCGCGCGATCGCCTCTGCGAGGCCGTGCGCCGCATCCGCGACCGCCGGGCGCGCGCCCTCGCCGACGGCGATCTGCAGGAGGCGATGCGAGCCCTGCAACAGCGCGACAAGCGCTACGCGACGCAGCTCACGGTGCAGAAGGGGCGCCAGATCCTGCTGCTCGCCACCAACGACGTCTACTGGTTCGAGGTCGAGTACCGGCTCGTCCATGCCCACACCGCCAGCGAGCGCTTCATGAGCAACTACACGCTGAGGGATCTCGAGGCGCGCCTCGATCCGGAGGTCTTCTTCCGCGCCCACAAGTCGCGCCTCGTCAACCTCCACCACGTGAAGGCGATCGTCCCGTGGTTCGCTGGTCGCTACAAGCTGGTGATGCGCAACCCGGCGGCGTCGGAAGTCGAGCTCAGCCGCGCCCAGGCGCGGGTGCTCCGCCGCCGCATGCAGTGGTGA
- a CDS encoding histidine kinase — MPLSAAARLFSPTDADMRAAAFTESATSARRSQQILIYGMGLAIGLQSGLVNYALWHKPSTALFIVFAALVFAALMQVLWQRVMPRFSRLALGRRIAAQTAVALLAFTALSLALMELRGALLSQSSLLSPYSGPDVHITIDAETIRRAPLIFAMIPILPVVLICVVGFHQHWWRIVRLQNRQEALRELAVSAQLAALRAQVNPHFLFNSLNSIAQLIVTEPRKAEACVERLAEIYRYLLHRAHTDFVPLAEELSVAESYLEIERARFGDALRVEERIDDRARDLLLPSLILQPLVENAVKHGISPKVGGGRVTIEARIDDGDLRLAVRDTGVGLDDQRSIFEHGVGLRNVRERLLRLYGADYAPQVISQPGAGTTVTLRIPVVQGSA; from the coding sequence ATGCCGCTCTCCGCCGCCGCGCGCCTGTTCTCGCCGACCGACGCCGACATGCGCGCCGCCGCGTTCACCGAGAGCGCCACCAGCGCGCGGCGGTCGCAGCAGATCCTGATCTACGGCATGGGGCTGGCGATCGGCCTGCAGAGCGGTCTGGTGAACTACGCGCTCTGGCACAAGCCGTCGACCGCCCTGTTCATCGTCTTCGCCGCCCTGGTGTTCGCGGCGCTGATGCAGGTGCTCTGGCAGCGGGTGATGCCGCGCTTCTCGCGCCTCGCGCTGGGGCGGCGCATCGCCGCGCAGACGGCGGTGGCGCTGCTCGCCTTCACGGCGTTGTCCCTGGCGCTGATGGAGCTGCGCGGGGCGCTGCTGTCGCAATCGTCGCTGCTCTCGCCCTACAGCGGTCCCGACGTCCACATCACCATCGACGCGGAAACCATCCGCCGCGCGCCGCTGATCTTCGCGATGATTCCGATCCTGCCGGTGGTCCTCATCTGCGTCGTCGGCTTCCATCAGCACTGGTGGCGCATCGTGCGCCTGCAGAATCGGCAGGAGGCGCTGCGCGAGCTGGCGGTGTCGGCGCAATTGGCGGCGCTGCGGGCGCAGGTCAATCCGCATTTCCTCTTCAACTCGCTCAACTCGATCGCCCAGCTCATCGTCACCGAGCCGCGCAAGGCCGAGGCGTGCGTCGAGCGCCTGGCGGAGATCTACCGCTACCTCCTGCACCGGGCCCATACCGACTTCGTGCCGCTCGCCGAGGAGCTGAGCGTCGCCGAGTCGTATCTCGAGATCGAGCGCGCCCGCTTCGGCGACGCGCTGCGCGTCGAGGAGCGCATCGACGACCGCGCCCGCGATCTGCTGCTGCCGAGCCTGATCCTGCAGCCGTTGGTGGAGAACGCGGTCAAGCACGGCATCTCGCCCAAGGTCGGCGGCGGCCGGGTGACCATCGAGGCGCGGATCGACGACGGCGATCTGCGGCTGGCGGTGCGCGATACCGGCGTCGGTCTCGACGACCAGCGCAGCATCTTCGAGCACGGCGTCGGGCTGCGCAACGTGCGCGAGCGGCTGCTGCGCCTGTACGGCGCCGACTACGCGCCGCAGGTGATCAGCCAGCCGGGCGCGGGGACCACCGTCACCCTGCGCATCCCCGTCGTGCAGGGCAGCGCGTGA